A window of the Flexistipes sp. genome harbors these coding sequences:
- the rodA gene encoding rod shape-determining protein RodA — protein MFQIDKRHVVNFDYILFFQTVLLLFLGIMAIYSASYNLQLQQSGDYYIKQITWSVIGIALFLGFSFISYKRLISWTAVIYTLGVISLVYVLIFGDVSMGAKRWIDIGGFSLQPSEFFKVAWVITLGRVFKDIGMKNFSFFPILKKFIPAVPPLLLIFLQPDLGTAVIFLAVWGIVLLYRGITKYTFFAVLTILLVSIPVIWANMHDYQRQRVVTFLNPEADPFGAGYHVIQSKIAVGSGGLTGKGYLQGTQSHLKFLPEKHTDFIFSVIGEEFGLVGAAVILLCFLSLLARILFISAYSKEPTAKIMCVAVFAFIFFQFFVNASMVVGMMPVVGIPMPFISYGGSSLVTFMSMLGIVNSIAMRRYDRPADF, from the coding sequence ATGTTTCAGATTGATAAACGGCATGTTGTAAATTTTGACTATATACTTTTTTTTCAAACGGTCTTGTTACTGTTTCTCGGCATTATGGCTATATACAGTGCATCATACAATCTCCAGCTTCAACAGTCGGGAGATTATTATATAAAACAGATAACCTGGAGTGTTATTGGTATTGCTCTTTTTCTTGGTTTCTCATTTATAAGTTACAAACGATTAATATCCTGGACAGCTGTAATTTATACCTTGGGTGTGATATCTTTGGTTTATGTTTTGATTTTTGGTGATGTGAGCATGGGAGCAAAGCGATGGATTGATATAGGAGGTTTCAGTTTACAGCCTTCTGAGTTTTTTAAAGTTGCATGGGTTATAACTTTGGGAAGGGTTTTTAAGGATATCGGAATGAAAAATTTCTCTTTTTTCCCTATACTGAAAAAATTTATTCCTGCCGTCCCGCCATTGCTGCTGATTTTTTTGCAACCTGACCTGGGCACAGCCGTTATATTTTTAGCAGTCTGGGGGATTGTTCTTTTGTACAGAGGGATTACAAAATATACATTTTTTGCCGTATTGACAATTTTATTGGTTAGTATCCCCGTGATATGGGCAAATATGCATGATTATCAAAGACAGAGGGTTGTTACATTTCTTAATCCGGAAGCAGATCCTTTCGGGGCGGGTTATCATGTTATTCAATCCAAAATTGCTGTCGGCTCGGGCGGACTTACCGGCAAAGGGTATCTTCAGGGTACACAGTCCCATTTGAAATTTTTACCGGAAAAGCATACGGATTTTATCTTTTCGGTGATTGGCGAAGAATTCGGCCTGGTGGGTGCTGCTGTTATTTTATTGTGTTTTTTAAGTCTGCTTGCCCGAATTTTGTTCATTTCCGCATATTCAAAAGAGCCCACAGCAAAAATTATGTGTGTGGCAGTTTTTGCCTTTATTTTTTTTCAGTTTTTTGTTAATGCCTCAATGGTTGTCGGAATGATGCCTGTTGTGGGAATACCTATGCCTTTCATAAGCTATGGCGGTTCATCTCTTGTTACCTTCATGTCTATGCTTGGTATTGTCAATTCCATAGCTATGCGCAGATACGACAGACCGGCAGATTTTTAA
- the mreC gene encoding rod shape-determining protein MreC encodes MIFRRKFIAVVILLILIILLQTRVPESQKVFRGIFGNILNPVLYYTEMTTSYISNIYDDYINLVGVKKNNEELREKIRQLKLENSILSEKLTEYNRLKKLLNFKKAYDFRTIACNVIGRNIEGFLKYIIIDAGSTDGVEINDAVVSYEGLVGKVVEVYRSSARVNVILNVNSYVSVMNFNTRTVGILSGDGQGKLVVDFYDKLDEVSKGDLFITSGLGGLYPKGIPVGNAVKNTESVNGIFQKIFVEQKVNFYKLENVLVVKDEE; translated from the coding sequence ATGATTTTTAGAAGAAAATTTATAGCAGTTGTTATACTTTTAATTCTAATCATTCTTCTTCAGACGAGAGTTCCTGAATCCCAAAAAGTGTTCAGGGGAATTTTCGGTAATATACTGAATCCTGTTCTTTATTATACAGAGATGACAACGAGTTATATTTCCAATATTTACGATGATTACATAAACCTTGTTGGTGTAAAGAAAAACAATGAAGAGCTCAGAGAAAAGATTCGGCAACTTAAACTTGAAAACAGTATTTTAAGTGAAAAATTAACTGAATATAATCGATTAAAAAAATTACTGAACTTTAAAAAAGCTTATGATTTCCGGACAATAGCTTGCAATGTGATAGGACGTAATATAGAAGGCTTTTTAAAATACATCATAATAGATGCCGGAAGTACGGACGGTGTGGAAATTAATGATGCGGTTGTCAGCTATGAGGGGCTTGTGGGCAAGGTTGTGGAGGTTTACCGCAGCTCTGCGAGGGTGAATGTTATTCTGAATGTGAACAGTTATGTCAGCGTTATGAACTTTAATACAAGAACAGTCGGAATTCTCAGTGGCGATGGGCAAGGTAAATTGGTGGTTGATTTTTACGACAAACTGGATGAAGTCTCAAAAGGAGACCTTTTTATTACCTCGGGACTTGGAGGACTTTATCCTAAAGGTATACCGGTGGGTAACGCTGTAAAAAACACGGAATCTGTGAACGGTATTTTTCAGAAGATATTTGTGGAGCAAAAGGTAAATTTTTATAAACTTGAAAACGTATTAGTAGTAAAAGATGAAGAATAA
- the mrdA gene encoding penicillin-binding protein 2, protein MLFRFLEENVIAKYKKRSFLLFAATFFLILLLFLRLYYLQVVVHDKYKRLSEDNRIRILRIKAPRGFIKDRDGEILVKNAPSYNLSVIREDTRNLDRLFDKLKNVVNINVEEAKEKILKGYYYDPVTIFRGLTFKQVSYLYENLKNYPGIRIDMEAVRNYKDGFAYSNLVGYMGEVNDSELKKYNGYRPGDLIGKTGLEKEYEERLKGVNGAKQVEVNSFGQVVKVLKTKHAKPGANVVLSMDYDLQKFGMELLKGKKGAIVVLNIYNNKVLLMATNPSYDLNKFVPFIKSDYWKAITNDQDKPMLNRAIEGSYPPGSVFKILMAATALTENEITPDTTFECNGVFYYGSYDYKCWKESGHGEVDLKKSIVESCDIYYYNLGLKLGIDTISRYAHNFSLGRKTGIDLPNEKSGIFPDRNWKEKAFDQPWYPGETIITSIGQGYTNVTPLQMAVMLSGIFNGGMIYQPGLVKGFETADGFETKPVKINNRIDIDNSTRNFLLNAMYNAVYGLHGTAYRARVSEIKIGGKTGTAQVVSLKKFEQYEEGEVPEKYRDHSWFGGVFPVEEPRYVIVSLIEHGGSGGHSAASISGAVINKMVSMGYVSD, encoded by the coding sequence ATGCTTTTTCGCTTTCTTGAAGAAAATGTTATTGCCAAATATAAAAAACGCAGTTTCTTGCTGTTTGCAGCTACTTTCTTTTTAATTTTGCTCCTTTTTTTAAGACTTTATTATCTTCAGGTGGTTGTGCATGACAAATATAAGCGGCTTTCGGAAGATAACCGTATCAGAATATTAAGAATTAAGGCTCCCCGGGGGTTTATAAAGGATAGAGATGGTGAAATTTTGGTTAAGAATGCCCCCAGTTACAATCTCAGTGTTATCAGAGAGGATACCAGGAATCTGGACAGGCTGTTTGATAAGTTAAAAAATGTTGTGAATATAAACGTTGAAGAGGCTAAAGAGAAGATTTTGAAAGGATACTACTATGACCCGGTTACCATCTTCAGGGGTCTAACTTTCAAACAAGTATCTTACCTTTATGAAAATTTGAAAAATTATCCAGGAATCAGAATAGATATGGAGGCCGTAAGAAATTACAAAGACGGTTTTGCATACAGTAATTTGGTTGGATACATGGGGGAAGTTAACGATAGTGAGTTGAAAAAGTATAATGGGTACAGACCTGGTGATTTAATAGGAAAGACCGGTTTGGAGAAGGAATACGAAGAAAGACTTAAAGGGGTTAACGGTGCCAAACAGGTTGAGGTTAACAGTTTTGGTCAGGTTGTTAAAGTTTTGAAAACGAAACATGCAAAACCGGGTGCAAATGTTGTGCTCAGCATGGATTATGACCTTCAGAAGTTTGGAATGGAACTTTTGAAGGGAAAAAAAGGAGCAATAGTTGTTCTTAATATTTACAACAATAAGGTTTTGCTTATGGCGACAAACCCATCTTATGACTTGAACAAGTTTGTTCCTTTTATAAAAAGTGATTATTGGAAAGCTATAACAAATGATCAGGACAAACCCATGTTAAACAGAGCTATTGAAGGCTCTTATCCACCGGGTTCTGTCTTTAAAATTTTAATGGCTGCAACCGCCTTGACGGAAAATGAAATTACCCCTGATACTACTTTTGAGTGTAACGGAGTGTTCTATTACGGCAGTTATGATTATAAGTGCTGGAAAGAATCCGGCCATGGCGAAGTGGATTTAAAAAAATCAATAGTGGAGTCTTGTGATATATATTATTATAACCTTGGGCTTAAGCTCGGTATCGACACTATCAGCAGATATGCACATAACTTTTCTTTAGGTAGAAAAACAGGTATCGATTTGCCTAATGAAAAATCAGGCATATTTCCTGATAGAAACTGGAAAGAGAAGGCGTTTGATCAGCCTTGGTATCCTGGAGAAACAATAATTACCTCAATCGGGCAGGGGTATACCAATGTCACTCCTTTGCAGATGGCAGTTATGCTGAGCGGTATTTTCAACGGCGGGATGATTTATCAGCCCGGTTTAGTAAAAGGTTTTGAAACCGCTGACGGATTCGAGACTAAACCGGTTAAAATTAACAATAGAATAGATATCGATAACTCAACAAGGAATTTTCTCCTGAATGCTATGTATAATGCCGTATACGGATTACACGGTACAGCTTACCGCGCCAGGGTTAGTGAAATTAAAATCGGTGGAAAAACGGGAACAGCACAGGTGGTAAGCCTGAAAAAATTTGAACAGTATGAAGAAGGAGAAGTCCCGGAAAAATACAGGGATCACTCATGGTTCGGCGGCGTTTTCCCTGTTGAGGAGCCACGCTATGTTATAGTTTCGCTGATTGAACACGGAGGCTCCGGAGGACACAGCGCGGCATCAATTTCAGGGGCGGTAATAAATAAGATGGTGAGTATGGGTTATGTTTCAGATTGA
- a CDS encoding rod shape-determining protein, translating to MLFNKIFDYFSNDLAIDLGTANTLIYVKGKGIICSEPSVVAINNDTKDILAVGSEAKNMLGRTPANIVAIRPMKDGVIANFEVTEKMLRYFITKVHNRKSLVRPRIVICVPSGVTQVEKRAVKDSAIQAGAREVYLIEEPMAAAIGAGLPIQEPSGNMVVDIGGGTTEVAVISLSGIVYTNSVRVGGDEMDEAIVNYIKRKYNLLIGTWTAEKIKMEIGSAYPGEEEMSIEIKGRSLVEGIPKTIEITDSEIREALEEAVNKIVEAVKVALEKTPPELAADIVDRGIVATGGGALLKGLDKRLAEGTGLPIIVSDDPLTAVALGAGKVLDEIDLLKKVSVV from the coding sequence ATGTTATTCAATAAAATTTTTGATTATTTTTCAAACGATCTGGCCATAGATCTGGGTACTGCCAATACATTAATATATGTGAAAGGCAAGGGAATTATCTGCAGTGAACCTTCAGTGGTGGCTATTAACAATGATACAAAAGATATACTTGCAGTGGGAAGCGAAGCGAAAAATATGCTGGGAAGAACTCCTGCCAATATTGTTGCGATAAGGCCTATGAAGGACGGTGTGATAGCCAATTTTGAAGTGACGGAAAAAATGCTCAGGTACTTTATTACGAAAGTTCATAACAGAAAGTCCCTGGTTCGTCCCAGAATTGTTATTTGCGTACCTTCAGGTGTAACACAGGTTGAAAAAAGAGCGGTAAAAGATTCAGCCATACAGGCCGGAGCCAGAGAAGTTTATCTTATAGAGGAGCCTATGGCTGCAGCCATTGGTGCAGGGCTGCCTATTCAGGAACCGTCGGGAAATATGGTTGTTGATATCGGCGGTGGTACTACTGAGGTTGCTGTCATTTCCCTGTCCGGTATTGTATATACAAATTCCGTGAGAGTGGGCGGAGACGAAATGGATGAGGCTATCGTCAATTATATCAAAAGAAAATACAATCTTCTTATCGGTACCTGGACAGCTGAGAAAATAAAAATGGAAATTGGTTCTGCATATCCCGGCGAAGAGGAAATGAGTATAGAAATAAAAGGCAGATCACTGGTGGAAGGTATACCGAAAACCATAGAGATAACAGACAGTGAAATAAGAGAAGCTCTGGAAGAAGCAGTAAACAAAATTGTTGAGGCAGTAAAAGTTGCACTTGAAAAAACCCCTCCTGAATTGGCGGCTGATATAGTTGACAGGGGAATTGTGGCCACCGGAGGCGGAGCACTGCTGAAGGGGCTTGATAAAAGGCTGGCTGAAGGAACAGGTCTTCCTATTATAGTATCCGATGATCCTCTGACAGCAGTTGCGCTCGGAGCCGGCAAGGTGCTTGATGAAATTGATTTGCTTAAGAAAGTTTCCGTAGTTTGA
- the lysS gene encoding lysine--tRNA ligase, with translation MDEHRYKKLQHLKNSDILPYVNSFKVPFSLAEIKEKYEGVQKSQLMENKYRFTVAGRVMSIREFGKAAFITIKDRSTSFQIYLKKGEITEEEYEVFKSTDVGDFAGMSGFLFKTKTGELTLFTESYRMLTKALRDLPEKWHGLKDVEKRYRQRYTDLIVNEHVKDIFITRSRIIKGIRDFFNDRDFLEVETPMMQPLAGGATAKPFITHHNALDMQLYLRIAPELYLKRLVIGGMEKVYEINRNFRNEGISTKHNPEFTMIEWYMAYADYYDMMALTENLIVSVTTKILGKNSIEYDGKEINLQKPWPKLTLEESIEKFANIPQSDLKDYESVKKIAENHNIKVDKSWGRGKIVLEIFEELVEDKLFQPTFIIDYPKEVSPLSKSKADNPDVTERFELFIGGFEMANGFNELNDPIDQKERFEKQVEAKDAGDEEAHLMDKDFLRALEYGLPPTAGEGLGIDRLVMLLTNSKSIREVILFPHMRPEEEEE, from the coding sequence ATGGATGAACACAGATACAAAAAACTGCAGCATTTAAAAAATTCTGATATTTTACCGTACGTAAATTCATTTAAAGTCCCTTTTTCGCTTGCAGAAATCAAGGAAAAGTATGAAGGAGTACAAAAATCTCAACTGATGGAAAACAAATACAGATTTACTGTAGCCGGCAGAGTGATGTCCATAAGAGAATTCGGAAAAGCGGCCTTTATTACAATTAAAGACAGAAGCACCTCCTTTCAGATATATCTAAAGAAGGGTGAAATAACCGAAGAAGAGTACGAAGTTTTCAAATCCACCGATGTGGGCGATTTTGCCGGAATGTCCGGTTTTCTCTTTAAAACAAAAACCGGCGAATTAACACTGTTTACTGAAAGCTACAGAATGCTGACAAAGGCACTGAGAGATCTACCGGAAAAATGGCACGGTCTGAAAGACGTGGAAAAGCGGTACAGACAGCGTTATACAGACTTGATTGTCAATGAGCATGTGAAAGATATTTTTATAACGCGCAGCAGAATAATTAAAGGGATAAGAGATTTCTTCAATGATAGAGATTTTCTCGAGGTTGAAACCCCCATGATGCAGCCTTTGGCAGGCGGAGCAACTGCAAAGCCATTCATTACTCACCATAATGCCCTTGATATGCAGCTGTATCTGAGAATAGCGCCCGAATTGTACCTGAAAAGACTGGTTATCGGGGGGATGGAGAAAGTTTACGAAATAAACAGAAATTTCAGGAATGAGGGGATCTCCACAAAGCATAACCCTGAGTTCACAATGATAGAGTGGTATATGGCTTATGCCGACTATTACGATATGATGGCATTGACTGAAAATTTGATAGTATCAGTGACAACAAAAATACTGGGGAAAAATTCAATTGAATACGACGGTAAAGAGATAAATCTGCAAAAACCATGGCCGAAACTGACCCTTGAAGAATCCATTGAAAAATTCGCAAACATACCCCAAAGCGATTTGAAAGACTATGAAAGTGTTAAAAAGATTGCAGAAAATCATAATATAAAAGTCGACAAATCATGGGGCAGAGGGAAAATTGTTCTGGAAATATTTGAAGAACTTGTCGAAGATAAACTTTTTCAGCCCACTTTTATAATTGATTACCCTAAAGAAGTTTCTCCCTTATCTAAATCAAAAGCTGACAATCCCGATGTCACTGAGAGATTTGAACTGTTTATAGGCGGCTTTGAAATGGCCAACGGATTTAATGAGCTCAACGATCCGATAGATCAGAAAGAGCGTTTTGAAAAGCAGGTGGAAGCAAAAGATGCCGGGGATGAAGAGGCTCATCTTATGGACAAAGATTTTCTGAGAGCACTGGAATACGGATTGCCGCCAACTGCAGGTGAAGGTTTGGGGATAGACCGTCTTGTCATGCTTTTAACTAACAGCAAATCCATTAGAGAAGTAATACTCTTTCCTCATATGAGACCGGAAGAGGAAGAGGAGTAA
- a CDS encoding DUF169 domain-containing protein — protein MKEFLAVLQKTVKPQTSPVAVKLFKETHFDGKAKVKNKKINICQQIAYSRYYNWPTYITAEDSYCVLGASCCGLIETPERVLNGEVNCNVYQKDIHAASNMQRLMPRIDENIQGVLTYSLERPVENIQPDVIVMYVNSAQAMRFVQAFLYDKGGEFVMKSSGDAGVCSRGVAEVYKYRKPVLEIPCLGDRRFAMAQDFEIVVGFPFEMMDEVAEGLLNTHKAGIRYPIPFDMVESCSLPDDYTTKESDL, from the coding sequence ATGAAAGAATTTCTGGCTGTACTGCAAAAAACTGTTAAACCTCAGACCAGCCCTGTAGCGGTTAAACTGTTTAAAGAAACTCATTTTGACGGTAAAGCAAAAGTGAAAAATAAAAAAATAAATATCTGCCAGCAGATTGCATACTCCCGTTACTACAACTGGCCTACATATATTACTGCGGAGGATAGTTACTGTGTTCTCGGTGCTTCATGCTGCGGACTTATTGAAACCCCGGAAAGGGTGCTGAACGGCGAAGTTAATTGCAATGTTTATCAGAAGGATATTCATGCTGCATCTAATATGCAGCGACTTATGCCGAGGATTGACGAAAATATTCAGGGTGTTTTGACATATTCACTTGAAAGACCTGTGGAGAATATTCAGCCGGATGTCATTGTTATGTATGTAAATTCGGCTCAGGCGATGAGGTTTGTCCAGGCATTTCTTTATGATAAAGGCGGTGAATTTGTGATGAAATCCTCAGGGGATGCCGGTGTATGTTCCAGAGGTGTGGCTGAAGTGTACAAATACAGAAAACCCGTTTTAGAGATTCCATGTCTTGGCGACAGGCGTTTTGCAATGGCTCAGGACTTTGAAATTGTTGTGGGTTTTCCTTTTGAAATGATGGATGAGGTTGCAGAAGGTCTGCTGAATACACATAAAGCAGGCATTAGGTATCCAATTCCTTTTGATATGGTGGAGAGCTGCAGCCTTCCGGATGATTATACGACAAAAGAAAGCGACCTCTGA
- a CDS encoding metallophosphoesterase, with translation MKVGVISDSHDNVKNLSFAVEYFNRNGADYVIHCGDIVSPFAAEYLNKLRMPYFGIFGNNDGEWLGLAKITGGKIVKGPLVKEIGGCRFAVFHEPSVIDYISSDVSYVLYGHTHSKDLTKRDKQTIINPGTLGGYMADSASFAVIYTDNGKTDFIDL, from the coding sequence ATGAAAGTCGGTGTTATTTCAGATTCCCATGATAATGTCAAGAATCTTTCATTTGCAGTTGAATATTTCAATCGTAACGGTGCAGATTATGTTATTCATTGCGGAGATATAGTGTCACCGTTTGCCGCTGAGTATTTAAACAAACTCCGGATGCCGTATTTCGGGATTTTTGGCAACAACGACGGTGAATGGTTAGGTCTGGCTAAAATTACCGGCGGAAAAATAGTAAAGGGACCTCTTGTGAAGGAAATAGGCGGCTGCAGGTTTGCTGTGTTTCATGAGCCATCTGTTATAGATTACATAAGCAGTGATGTCTCCTATGTTTTATACGGGCATACTCACAGTAAAGATTTAACAAAACGGGATAAACAGACGATAATAAATCCAGGCACGCTGGGAGGATATATGGCTGATAGTGCTTCTTTTGCCGTTATTTATACAGATAACGGCAAAACGGATTTTATTGACTTGTAG